Proteins found in one Paenibacillus dendritiformis genomic segment:
- a CDS encoding AraC family transcriptional regulator has product MLQEFNNLMDYIETHLTEEISGKNISRIVGLSDYHFKRMFSYMAGMSLNEYIKNRRLSVANVELINGAKVTDIAYKYGFQSIEGFSRAFRGWSGFLPSEVTKNKIQKSFPKFSFFIDIRGGISMEFKIEKKEKFNIVGVSKRVPIQFEGENNAILELAQSITEQQRNEMHQLADLYPHQVLNVSYDFDDGFLEEKGCLTHMIGFATTQENPFDDLEQISIEESLWAIFPNQGPFPATLQETTAKIYSEWLPSSDYEVADIPGISFTKHNGTSENVYSEIWMPVKKKVSDKLG; this is encoded by the coding sequence ATGTTACAAGAATTCAATAATTTAATGGATTACATTGAAACACATTTAACAGAAGAAATCTCTGGAAAAAATATATCAAGAATTGTAGGACTATCTGATTATCATTTTAAAAGAATGTTTTCGTATATGGCTGGAATGTCATTGAATGAGTATATCAAAAATAGGAGATTATCAGTCGCGAATGTTGAATTAATAAACGGAGCAAAAGTGACAGATATTGCCTATAAATATGGCTTTCAATCTATAGAAGGATTTTCAAGAGCCTTTCGTGGATGGAGTGGTTTTTTACCTTCAGAAGTAACTAAAAACAAAATTCAAAAATCATTTCCCAAATTTTCATTCTTTATAGATATAAGGGGAGGAATATCCATGGAATTCAAAATTGAAAAAAAAGAGAAGTTTAATATAGTAGGTGTATCGAAAAGAGTGCCAATTCAATTCGAAGGTGAAAATAATGCTATCTTAGAACTAGCCCAGTCAATTACCGAACAACAAAGAAATGAAATGCATCAATTAGCTGATCTATATCCTCATCAAGTCTTGAATGTATCTTATGATTTTGATGATGGTTTCTTGGAAGAAAAAGGCTGCTTAACTCATATGATTGGTTTTGCAACTACACAAGAAAATCCATTCGATGATTTAGAGCAAATTTCTATTGAAGAAAGTTTATGGGCAATTTTCCCTAATCAAGGACCATTTCCTGCTACGCTTCAAGAAACTACCGCAAAAATTTATTCTGAATGGTTGCCTTCTTCAGATTATGAAGTAGCAGATATACCTGGAATTTCTTTTACAAAGCACAATGGTACCTCGGAAAATGTATATAGCGAAATTTGGATGCCAGTAAAGAAAAAAGTTAGCGATAAACTTGGATGA
- a CDS encoding YfbM family protein — protein MGMTGKLHRISMDTLEGMIESAISVTDFIFDEEQEQHALDIDKAWHAIHYLLNGSDWEGELPLFNVILGGTELEEDAGCGPIRYLTNGEVKEVASAMAEITAHELKERFDPETMSQLEIYPSWDWHASEEWPYIFDYYKEVRDYYAEAARNNDAMLLYLM, from the coding sequence ATGGGAATGACCGGGAAGCTGCACCGCATCTCGATGGACACGCTTGAGGGAATGATCGAAAGCGCCATTAGTGTAACGGATTTCATTTTTGATGAAGAACAGGAACAGCATGCATTAGATATCGACAAAGCCTGGCATGCGATTCATTACCTGTTAAATGGAAGCGATTGGGAAGGGGAGCTGCCGCTGTTCAATGTCATTTTGGGCGGCACAGAACTGGAGGAAGACGCAGGCTGCGGACCGATTCGATATCTGACAAATGGAGAAGTGAAGGAAGTTGCGTCTGCTATGGCCGAGATAACCGCACATGAGCTGAAAGAGCGGTTCGATCCGGAAACGATGAGCCAATTGGAGATTTATCCTTCATGGGATTGGCACGCTTCGGAAGAATGGCCTTATATTTTTGACTATTATAAGGAAGTTCGTGATTATTATGCCGAGGCCGCGCGGAATAACGATGCGATGCTATTATATTTGATGTAG
- a CDS encoding helix-turn-helix domain-containing protein, with product METLIYILQEAQLLQWEAGKETMQWTAAYPTLLAASELVEVAHVRQVCPLPYGTMIYLRPGDDVTVRYKGNKGMQTPHVYKVEFDCYRLAERSDDSLLYWRDRESLPESGWRTGNLPYLVYPLLREMTELPLPETSGESGRSRILLERLLRLAFDGSGSRQEETKEASIYEALAYIHEHYDRPITCSSVAQTIGFNRSYFSTLFRRSTGWGFSEYVNRIRIEKAKEHLLTSDMTLQQIATKVGYASGLYLSRKFKQAIGIAPGEFRNRPKPRRIAAFQFAGLLLALGIMPVAADAQLLLYSRPLRRELSDVPAVVHPHGLEQLQALDVDLILVPSYYYNIPDKLKRLETIAPVVAMDWGEMDSLEEARFMGKLLGMEREAEQWITRYLDKVRLAKRRLEKHVKPGETAALYEIREDRIGIWNRTVRGAYNLYDMLELPPPDKVLREVLIPGKHKFITESQLPDYAADHMFVVFCEGGDCESNLNQLLRESPIWSSLPAARRNRIYPLDLEECWCSDGLLLERQLALQMDWFTGNMAANI from the coding sequence ATGGAGACTTTGATATACATACTGCAGGAAGCGCAGCTGCTTCAATGGGAAGCCGGCAAGGAGACGATGCAGTGGACGGCAGCTTATCCGACACTGCTAGCCGCTTCCGAACTCGTAGAGGTTGCGCATGTCCGCCAAGTCTGTCCGCTTCCGTATGGAACTATGATCTATCTAAGGCCGGGAGACGATGTGACGGTGCGGTATAAGGGGAATAAGGGGATGCAGACGCCGCATGTCTACAAAGTTGAATTCGATTGCTATCGCCTTGCTGAACGAAGCGACGACAGCTTGTTGTACTGGAGAGACAGGGAGAGTCTTCCGGAGAGCGGATGGAGAACGGGCAATCTCCCTTATCTTGTCTATCCGCTGCTGCGGGAGATGACCGAGCTGCCATTGCCGGAGACGTCCGGGGAGAGCGGCCGCAGCAGGATTCTGTTGGAACGGCTTCTGCGTCTCGCATTTGACGGAAGCGGGAGCCGCCAGGAGGAGACGAAGGAAGCTTCTATTTATGAGGCGTTAGCGTATATCCACGAGCATTATGACAGGCCGATCACCTGTTCCTCCGTGGCTCAGACGATCGGCTTCAACCGCAGTTACTTCTCGACCCTGTTCCGCCGGAGTACGGGTTGGGGCTTTTCCGAATATGTGAATCGGATCCGGATCGAGAAAGCGAAGGAACACTTGCTCACTTCGGACATGACTCTGCAGCAGATTGCCACCAAGGTCGGCTATGCCAGCGGATTGTATCTGAGCCGCAAATTCAAGCAGGCGATCGGCATAGCACCGGGTGAATTCCGCAATCGGCCGAAGCCGAGGCGAATCGCGGCATTTCAATTTGCCGGCCTTCTTCTGGCGCTCGGCATCATGCCGGTAGCTGCCGATGCGCAGCTTTTGCTCTACTCGCGGCCGCTCCGGAGGGAACTGAGCGATGTTCCGGCGGTAGTCCACCCGCATGGCCTGGAACAATTGCAAGCCTTGGACGTCGATCTCATTCTTGTCCCAAGCTACTATTACAATATTCCGGACAAATTGAAGCGATTGGAGACGATTGCACCTGTGGTCGCCATGGACTGGGGGGAGATGGATAGCCTGGAAGAGGCGCGGTTCATGGGCAAGCTGCTGGGCATGGAGCGGGAAGCGGAGCAGTGGATAACCCGCTATCTGGACAAAGTGCGCTTGGCCAAGCGGCGTCTCGAGAAGCATGTGAAGCCGGGCGAGACGGCGGCCCTGTATGAAATTCGGGAGGATAGGATCGGAATCTGGAATCGGACAGTTCGGGGCGCGTATAATTTGTATGACATGCTGGAGCTGCCGCCGCCCGACAAAGTGCTCCGGGAAGTGCTCATTCCCGGGAAGCACAAATTTATAACGGAATCGCAGCTGCCGGACTATGCTGCGGATCATATGTTTGTTGTGTTCTGTGAGGGCGGGGATTGCGAGTCGAACTTGAACCAGCTGCTGCGGGAGAGTCCGATCTGGAGCAGCCTCCCGGCGGCCCGGCGCAACCGGATATACCCGCTTGATCTGGAGGAGTGCTGGTGCTCCGATGGCCTGCTGCTGGAAAGGCAGCTTGCGCTACAGATGGATTGGTTCACGGGAAACATGGCAGCGAACATTTAG
- the rbsK gene encoding ribokinase: MNIVVIGSFMMDLVVRAEQAPKAGETVLGHAFARFPGGKGANQAVAAARLGGRVTMAGMLGRDEFGREMLAVMQREGINTDHILFSESDPTGIGSIVLEANGENRIVVVPGANLRYSGQELHGIEDLIRSASILVIQLEMDPGMTEEAVALASRYRVPVLLNPAPARPLSGSLLRQVTYLTPNEAEAELLTGIPATSIDGAQAAGRALLHAGVRHVIITMADKGALIVEDGGSAVIEGYPVTPVDSVAAGDSFNGALAVRLARGDSLRDAVRFANAVGALTVTRPGAIPSLPTLNDVEQFRLNRANS; the protein is encoded by the coding sequence ATGAATATCGTAGTCATCGGCAGCTTCATGATGGATCTGGTCGTCCGGGCCGAGCAGGCGCCGAAGGCGGGGGAGACGGTGTTGGGGCATGCTTTCGCCCGCTTCCCGGGCGGCAAAGGCGCCAATCAGGCGGTGGCGGCGGCAAGATTGGGGGGCCGGGTGACAATGGCCGGCATGCTGGGCCGGGACGAGTTCGGCCGCGAGATGCTGGCGGTTATGCAGCGGGAAGGCATCAACACCGATCATATCCTCTTCAGCGAATCTGATCCGACCGGCATCGGATCCATTGTGCTGGAGGCGAACGGCGAGAACCGGATCGTGGTCGTGCCTGGCGCCAACCTTCGCTATTCCGGTCAGGAGCTTCATGGAATTGAAGATCTGATCCGGTCCGCTTCCATCCTGGTGATACAGCTTGAGATGGATCCGGGGATGACGGAGGAGGCGGTCGCACTGGCCTCCCGCTATCGCGTGCCCGTGCTTCTGAATCCTGCGCCGGCCCGGCCGCTGAGCGGCTCCCTCCTTCGGCAGGTCACTTATCTGACGCCGAATGAAGCGGAGGCGGAGCTGCTGACCGGCATACCCGCCACTTCCATTGACGGCGCGCAAGCCGCGGGGCGGGCACTGCTGCACGCCGGGGTTCGCCATGTTATCATTACGATGGCAGACAAAGGAGCGCTTATCGTGGAAGACGGCGGCAGCGCAGTAATCGAAGGTTATCCGGTCACGCCTGTTGATTCCGTAGCGGCCGGCGATTCCTTCAACGGCGCGCTCGCTGTTCGGCTGGCACGAGGCGATTCCTTGCGGGACGCGGTCCGGTTCGCCAACGCCGTTGGCGCGCTTACCGTCACGCGTCCGGGGGCGATCCCTTCGCTGCCAACGCTGAACGACGTCGAACAATTCAGATTGAACCGCGCAAATTCATAG
- a CDS encoding GNAT family N-acetyltransferase, whose amino-acid sequence MDTAFTFQEFPRLETERLLLRAMEERDCSDIFDLYSLEEVVRYTPLEAFQSIQDVIREWNWHQEIFAEQSGLRWVIEDKSSAKVIGTCGFLQYEKAHRRTELGYDLAPPYWGRGVMTEAAQRVLSFGFRDIGVNRIEAKIDPENIASERLLLRLGFQKEGVMRQQEFEKGRYVDIAMFSMLRSEYEAQRLAIGAKA is encoded by the coding sequence ATGGATACAGCTTTTACATTTCAGGAATTTCCTCGCTTGGAGACGGAACGGCTGCTATTGCGGGCAATGGAGGAAAGGGATTGCAGCGATATATTCGATCTCTACTCGCTTGAAGAAGTGGTTCGATATACGCCGCTAGAGGCGTTTCAATCGATTCAGGATGTCATTCGGGAATGGAATTGGCATCAAGAAATATTTGCGGAACAGAGCGGGCTGCGCTGGGTCATTGAGGATAAATCATCCGCCAAAGTGATCGGAACTTGCGGTTTTCTTCAATATGAAAAGGCGCATCGCCGAACCGAGCTTGGCTATGATTTGGCACCTCCATATTGGGGGCGCGGAGTCATGACGGAGGCAGCGCAGCGTGTCCTGTCGTTCGGCTTTCGCGACATCGGCGTGAATCGGATCGAAGCGAAGATTGACCCGGAAAATATTGCATCTGAGCGGTTATTGCTCCGGCTCGGTTTTCAAAAAGAAGGCGTGATGAGACAACAGGAGTTCGAAAAGGGAAGATATGTCGATATCGCCATGTTCTCCATGCTGAGAAGCGAATATGAAGCGCAGCGCCTTGCAATCGGCGCTAAAGCCTGA
- a CDS encoding efflux RND transporter periplasmic adaptor subunit, whose translation MRSKWKLLLTAVVVITLCMAGYYWLYKQPKTEQTAALPSMARVVKGDLEVTVSGSGTVSARNTAEVRSGDTGKIDKILYDVGDRVDKGAVLATFEKEDLTNEIDKQEIQLQKKELEFENLKTKYKEADEAARPSIAVEIENMKLDLALAQKELEQKRADQAKEKAIKAPISGTLTALNISEGSQLNQSGSIATIVDYSQLQAVIQVDEMDIPSIKLKQKAALTFDALADTSIEGTVSAIADEGTASGGVSVFDVTIQLSSSQGVKSGMSVQAQIDVNSKSDVLLVPIEAVTQRSGKSYVTVWSDQADDAGEEAPQQDRSERQRESGTGQNQAGGTDSANKAARPDGEAAARAGQGQTGVPSAGAGKLTEVETGINNESYFEIVSGLKEGDMVVLPTVRASANSSQQSSYGGMGGFGGNGGRNGSSPGNAGFPGGNIRMPGGGG comes from the coding sequence ATGCGATCCAAATGGAAGCTGCTGCTGACAGCCGTCGTTGTCATCACGCTATGTATGGCAGGATATTATTGGTTGTACAAGCAGCCGAAGACAGAACAAACCGCCGCTCTGCCATCAATGGCGAGAGTGGTGAAGGGAGATTTGGAGGTGACCGTAAGCGGCTCGGGCACGGTATCGGCCCGCAATACCGCAGAGGTGAGGTCGGGAGATACGGGCAAGATTGATAAAATATTGTACGACGTCGGCGACCGGGTCGACAAAGGAGCGGTGCTGGCCACGTTCGAAAAAGAAGATCTGACGAACGAGATCGATAAGCAGGAGATTCAGCTGCAGAAGAAGGAGCTGGAGTTCGAAAATCTGAAAACGAAGTATAAAGAAGCGGATGAGGCGGCGAGACCGTCCATCGCGGTCGAAATTGAGAACATGAAGCTGGATCTTGCCTTGGCGCAAAAGGAATTGGAACAAAAGCGGGCCGATCAGGCCAAAGAAAAGGCGATCAAGGCTCCGATCAGCGGCACCTTGACGGCGCTGAACATTAGCGAAGGTTCGCAGTTGAACCAAAGCGGATCGATAGCCACGATCGTGGATTATTCCCAGCTTCAGGCCGTGATTCAAGTCGATGAAATGGATATACCGAGCATCAAGCTGAAGCAAAAGGCGGCGTTGACGTTCGACGCGCTAGCGGACACTTCGATCGAAGGGACAGTAAGCGCGATTGCCGATGAAGGCACGGCTTCCGGCGGGGTATCCGTATTCGATGTCACGATTCAATTATCGTCAAGCCAAGGCGTCAAAAGCGGGATGTCGGTCCAGGCCCAGATCGACGTGAACAGCAAATCGGATGTGCTGCTGGTGCCGATCGAAGCGGTTACCCAGCGCAGCGGGAAGTCGTACGTCACGGTCTGGTCGGATCAAGCCGACGATGCAGGCGAGGAAGCGCCGCAGCAGGACCGGTCGGAACGGCAGCGCGAGTCGGGAACGGGACAGAATCAAGCCGGCGGAACGGATAGTGCCAATAAAGCGGCACGTCCTGACGGAGAAGCCGCCGCTCGGGCCGGCCAGGGACAGACTGGTGTTCCGAGTGCAGGAGCTGGCAAGTTAACCGAGGTGGAGACAGGGATCAATAATGAGTCCTATTTTGAAATCGTGAGCGGCCTGAAGGAAGGGGATATGGTCGTATTGCCTACGGTGCGCGCATCTGCGAACAGCAGCCAGCAATCCTCGTACGGGGGAATGGGCGGCTTCGGCGGCAACGGCGGAAGAAACGGAAGCTCCCCGGGCAACGCCGGATTCCCTGGCGGCAACATCCGCATGCCTGGAGGAGGCGGCTGA
- a CDS encoding ABC transporter ATP-binding protein codes for MSRQAVIHIENMSKAYRMGGEEMLSLNEVSLTVYAGEMMAIIGPSGSGKSTLMNMMGCLDTPTSGTYWLDGQEVSKLSGNQLADIRNRKIGFIFQSFYLLPALTAMENVELPLIYRGMPAKKRHELAVQALTQVGLESKLDFLPRQLSGGQQQRVAIARALVGEPPVILADEPTGALDTKTGLEVLAIMKDLNRKGHTIVLITHDPDVAEEAGSVVRIQDGRIQVVRRFAP; via the coding sequence ATGAGCAGGCAGGCGGTAATACATATCGAGAACATGTCCAAGGCTTACCGGATGGGCGGCGAAGAGATGCTGTCTCTGAACGAGGTTAGCCTGACCGTCTATGCGGGCGAGATGATGGCCATTATCGGCCCGTCCGGCTCCGGCAAATCGACGCTCATGAATATGATGGGCTGCCTCGATACGCCTACGAGCGGAACCTACTGGCTGGACGGCCAAGAGGTAAGCAAGTTATCCGGCAATCAACTGGCGGATATTCGCAACCGGAAGATCGGTTTCATTTTTCAGAGCTTTTACTTGCTGCCTGCGCTTACTGCGATGGAAAATGTGGAGCTTCCGCTCATTTACCGCGGCATGCCAGCCAAAAAAAGGCATGAGCTGGCGGTGCAGGCGCTTACGCAGGTCGGGCTGGAGAGCAAGCTGGATTTTTTGCCGCGGCAGCTGTCCGGAGGTCAGCAGCAGCGGGTCGCGATCGCGAGAGCGTTGGTCGGAGAGCCGCCGGTCATCCTCGCGGACGAGCCGACCGGGGCATTGGATACGAAGACGGGACTTGAGGTGCTCGCCATTATGAAAGATCTGAACCGCAAAGGCCACACGATCGTCTTGATTACCCACGATCCGGATGTGGCCGAGGAAGCGGGAAGCGTCGTGCGCATTCAGGATGGGCGCATTCAAGTCGTAAGGAGGTTCGCCCCGTGA
- a CDS encoding iron-hydroxamate ABC transporter substrate-binding protein: MVGWKSAKGCVIGLALIAMVLLLAACGGIQGGAKEGSGGTEAQASQAGSGSPAEAAKTRVVKTAKGEIEIPANPQRIVAQGYLATFLALGVKPVGAPSWDIESPHVRHLTSGIEDIGTIDASSVEKILSLAPDLIVTLSDDPAIYEQLSKIAPTVAVHYNTFDDTRDEIRTFGEMLGKEKEAEAWIADFNATVQTAKNKIKGIVAEGETVSVMGGFNKEIFVYSFGIWRGVQAVYKHLELTPPPAVQKLIDHREDIKSISLEKVPEYAGDYIFLDSGHDGQFERNGAFWNSLDAVKNNRVFDLDGDYFWPYDPIAIKAQVEKVAEMLVERQQSLSGQ, translated from the coding sequence ATGGTTGGATGGAAAAGTGCGAAGGGCTGTGTTATCGGACTGGCCTTGATCGCGATGGTGCTGCTGCTGGCTGCATGCGGCGGCATCCAAGGAGGAGCGAAGGAAGGAAGCGGAGGAACCGAAGCGCAAGCTTCGCAAGCCGGCAGCGGGTCTCCGGCGGAAGCGGCCAAGACCCGTGTCGTGAAGACGGCCAAGGGAGAGATTGAAATTCCGGCGAACCCCCAACGAATCGTGGCCCAGGGGTATTTGGCGACATTTCTCGCATTAGGAGTGAAGCCTGTAGGGGCTCCATCGTGGGATATCGAGAGTCCGCATGTCAGACATCTCACCTCTGGTATCGAAGACATCGGCACGATTGACGCCAGCAGCGTGGAGAAAATATTGTCGCTGGCGCCGGATCTGATTGTCACCTTATCGGATGACCCGGCCATCTATGAACAGTTAAGCAAAATCGCGCCGACCGTCGCAGTCCATTACAATACCTTCGACGATACTCGCGACGAAATAAGAACGTTCGGAGAAATGCTCGGCAAGGAGAAGGAAGCCGAGGCCTGGATTGCAGACTTCAACGCGACGGTCCAGACCGCGAAGAACAAAATAAAAGGAATCGTCGCAGAGGGCGAGACCGTCTCGGTAATGGGCGGGTTCAACAAAGAGATCTTTGTATATTCCTTCGGCATTTGGCGCGGGGTACAGGCGGTCTATAAGCATTTGGAGCTGACTCCGCCGCCGGCTGTTCAAAAACTGATAGACCACCGGGAGGATATCAAATCTATCTCGCTGGAAAAGGTTCCGGAATATGCGGGAGACTACATTTTCCTCGACTCGGGCCATGACGGCCAATTTGAGCGTAATGGAGCGTTTTGGAACTCATTGGATGCGGTGAAAAATAACCGGGTATTCGACTTGGACGGAGATTACTTCTGGCCGTACGATCCGATTGCCATCAAGGCCCAAGTAGAAAAAGTGGCCGAGATGCTCGTTGAGAGGCAACAATCCTTATCCGGGCAGTGA
- a CDS encoding RNA polymerase sigma factor, whose amino-acid sequence MSSEALMQENQRSMFEMFYERVYSTAYMIIKDSHLAQDITQETFMKAFAQIHTLHDDSKLGAWLQSIAARTSLDYLRKRNRWNDIASEDTVLDMELAKDFDSRLSVEQKVELKIIVDEIYTYLKKLKPEYQKVIILKYIHHMKNAEIAAATNANESTVKTRLKRAKAILRQSMGTCRDEETER is encoded by the coding sequence ATGTCCTCGGAAGCACTGATGCAAGAAAATCAACGTTCGATGTTCGAAATGTTCTATGAGCGCGTCTATTCTACGGCGTACATGATTATTAAAGACAGCCATTTGGCTCAAGATATCACCCAAGAAACATTTATGAAAGCCTTTGCGCAAATACATACATTGCATGATGACAGCAAGCTGGGCGCATGGCTGCAATCGATTGCGGCAAGAACCTCGCTCGATTATTTGCGCAAGCGCAACCGCTGGAATGATATCGCCTCCGAAGATACGGTTCTCGATATGGAGCTGGCCAAAGACTTCGATAGTCGGTTGTCGGTTGAACAAAAGGTAGAGCTAAAGATCATTGTCGACGAGATCTATACTTATCTCAAAAAGTTGAAGCCGGAATATCAGAAGGTGATCATTCTTAAGTATATCCATCATATGAAGAATGCGGAGATTGCTGCCGCCACCAATGCGAACGAGAGCACGGTCAAAACGCGCTTGAAGCGGGCCAAAGCGATTTTGCGGCAGAGCATGGGAACATGCCGTGACGAGGAGACCGAACGGTGA
- a CDS encoding ABC transporter permease gives MIRKPPGAAARFAAWLKSYWKNRYLFYMMFPCLLFFFIFKYLPMYGIILAFKDYRIVDGIFGSPWCGLDNFRELFSGRDFPRAFRNTIILSVYKLIFGFPAPIILAILLNELRVILFKKFVQTLSYLPHFLSWVVLAGVFMEIFSPTRGIVNYLLTSLGLEPIFFFGDQNWFRTLLVSTEVWKSVGWGSIIYLAALSNVDPSLYEAAVVDGARRWHQMIHITLPSLLPVITIMFIFAVGGIISDDFDQIFNFYNEAVYEVGDVLSTYTYRLGIKEMEYGLATASGLFTTVIAFVLILLTNFIVKRFSDYGIW, from the coding sequence ATGATCCGCAAGCCGCCCGGGGCAGCGGCCAGATTCGCCGCTTGGCTGAAATCATATTGGAAGAACCGCTATCTGTTTTACATGATGTTCCCATGCCTTCTCTTTTTTTTCATTTTTAAATATTTGCCGATGTACGGCATTATTCTCGCCTTCAAGGACTACCGGATCGTGGACGGCATTTTCGGGAGCCCGTGGTGCGGATTGGATAACTTCCGCGAGCTGTTCTCGGGGCGGGACTTCCCGCGGGCATTCCGGAACACGATCATATTAAGTGTATATAAGCTTATTTTCGGCTTTCCGGCTCCTATCATTTTGGCGATTCTGTTGAATGAGCTTCGCGTCATCCTATTCAAGAAGTTCGTTCAGACCTTGAGCTATTTGCCGCATTTTTTGTCCTGGGTCGTGTTGGCCGGCGTGTTTATGGAGATTTTTTCGCCTACCCGGGGCATCGTCAATTATTTGTTGACTTCGCTCGGCCTGGAGCCGATTTTTTTCTTCGGGGATCAGAACTGGTTCCGGACCTTGCTGGTCAGCACGGAGGTATGGAAAAGCGTAGGCTGGGGATCGATCATCTACTTGGCCGCGCTCTCCAACGTGGATCCGTCCTTATACGAGGCTGCCGTCGTCGACGGGGCCCGGCGCTGGCATCAGATGATCCACATTACGCTGCCGTCGCTGCTTCCGGTCATCACGATCATGTTCATCTTCGCGGTCGGCGGCATCATTTCCGATGATTTCGACCAGATCTTTAATTTCTACAATGAAGCCGTCTACGAAGTGGGCGATGTGCTCAGCACCTATACGTACCGGCTCGGGATTAAAGAGATGGAATACGGTCTTGCGACCGCATCAGGATTGTTCACCACTGTCATCGCGTTCGTGCTCATACTGCTCACCAACTTCATCGTCAAGCGGTTCAGCGATTACGGAATCTGGTAG
- a CDS encoding carbohydrate ABC transporter permease codes for MSMTIGSKTTGEKVFDLCNVVFLSLFAFTAVYPFINVIVVSFSTPAAANQYGLKLWPKETTLEAYKIVFSNKMIWTGYFNTIIRTGFGTAMNVLFTVLCAYPLAKRHLPNRNLYTLIIVFTMFFSGGLIPNYLLIKELGLLDNRLSLILPGLIAAFTMIIVRNFFMSLPEEIEESAKIDGAHDIRILLSIVLPVSTPIIATISLWYAVSHWNAWFDSLLYIQSQDKAVLGNVLRKIIIEGSPQFQEYDNYDPAKPQNLVTPDIIRAATIMVATTPILCVYPFIQKYFVKGVMMGSLKG; via the coding sequence ATGTCCATGACCATCGGCAGCAAAACAACAGGGGAAAAAGTATTCGACCTTTGCAATGTCGTGTTCCTGTCATTGTTCGCCTTTACGGCCGTCTATCCGTTCATTAATGTCATTGTCGTCTCATTCAGCACGCCGGCCGCGGCGAATCAGTACGGCTTGAAGCTGTGGCCGAAGGAAACGACGCTGGAGGCGTACAAGATTGTTTTTTCCAACAAAATGATCTGGACCGGCTATTTCAATACGATCATCCGGACGGGGTTCGGGACGGCCATGAATGTCCTGTTCACCGTGCTGTGCGCTTATCCGCTTGCCAAGCGGCATTTACCGAACCGCAATCTGTATACGTTAATCATCGTATTCACGATGTTCTTCAGCGGCGGGCTTATCCCGAACTATTTGCTGATCAAGGAGTTGGGATTGCTGGATAATCGCCTGTCGCTCATTTTGCCCGGCCTGATCGCGGCGTTCACGATGATTATCGTCCGCAATTTCTTCATGTCGCTGCCCGAAGAGATTGAGGAGTCGGCTAAAATCGACGGCGCCCATGATATCCGCATCCTGCTGTCCATCGTTCTTCCCGTGTCGACGCCGATCATCGCGACGATCTCGCTCTGGTATGCCGTCTCGCATTGGAATGCATGGTTCGATTCGCTGCTCTACATTCAATCCCAGGATAAGGCGGTGCTCGGCAACGTCCTGCGCAAAATCATCATCGAAGGGTCGCCGCAATTTCAGGAATATGACAACTATGATCCTGCCAAGCCGCAAAATCTGGTGACGCCAGACATCATCCGGGCAGCGACGATAATGGTGGCGACGACGCCGATATTATGCGTCTATCCATTTATACAGAAATATTTCGTCAAAGGCGTCATGATGGGCTCGTTGAAAGGTTGA
- a CDS encoding KpsF/GutQ family sugar-phosphate isomerase, with amino-acid sequence MCIVELIRQSLRNEASALDRLISEIGEEYAAAVDMLRECKGKIVVTGIGKSGHVGKKIASSLSSTGTPAFFVHSAEAAHGDSGMIEKRDVVLLISNSGETQEVLNMLAIVRSIGSQTIAITSNGQSTLALHSGIALTYSYEKEADHLGLAPTTSAMIQLAIGDALAVTISRLKSFNRDDFYLYHPGGSLGKQLQQERKSGM; translated from the coding sequence ATGTGCATCGTTGAACTGATCAGGCAGAGCCTGCGCAACGAAGCGAGCGCGCTCGACCGGCTAATCTCGGAGATCGGAGAGGAATATGCCGCTGCTGTCGACATGCTGCGGGAATGCAAAGGCAAGATCGTCGTAACGGGGATAGGCAAGTCCGGGCATGTCGGGAAGAAAATAGCTTCGTCGTTGTCCAGCACGGGAACGCCAGCCTTCTTCGTCCATTCCGCGGAAGCGGCCCACGGAGACAGCGGCATGATCGAGAAGCGGGACGTGGTCCTGCTCATCTCCAACAGCGGCGAGACGCAGGAAGTGTTGAATATGCTGGCTATCGTACGATCTATTGGCTCTCAAACGATCGCGATCACGAGCAATGGACAATCGACGCTGGCTCTCCACAGCGGTATTGCGCTTACTTACAGCTACGAAAAAGAAGCGGACCATCTGGGACTCGCACCGACGACGAGCGCCATGATCCAGCTTGCGATCGGCGACGCGCTTGCGGTCACGATATCTCGGCTCAAATCGTTCAACCGCGACGATTTCTATTTGTATCATCCGGGAGGAAGCCTTGGCAAGCAGCTGCAGCAAGAACGGAAGAGCGGAATGTGA